GATTAATTTTAAGCTACAAGCAGTATCATACAAAGTTACAGGAACGTCTGTCAATAAAAAAGACTGCCCTTAATAGGACAGTCTGAAACATCGTAACTGATCGATGATGCGATTAACGGATCGTTGCTTCTGTTGAAGCATCGAAGAAGTGTGCTTTTGTCATATCGAAGAAGAGATCAAGCTGCGATCCCATCTCGACGTGTGAACGTGAATCAACACGTGCCGTGAACGCTTGTTGTCCGACTTTTGAGTAGAGGTAAGACTCTGCACCCATCAATTCAGATACTTCGATATGTGCTGGGAAGCGGTGTGCTGTTTTCGTGTCTTGGTAAATCAATTCCGCATGGATATCCTCTGGACGAATTCCGAGGACGAGATCTTTATTCGTATAACCGCGGTCGCGGAGAACTTTCATTTTTCCTTCTGGTACTTCGAATTTCTCTTCTGTTCCTGAAACATGGAAGAGACCGTCTTCTGCCAATTTACCTGTCAAGAAGTTCATCGATGGTGAACCGATGAATCCAGCGACGAACATGTTATCTGGGTGATCATAGACTTCTTTCGGCGTACCGACTTGTTGAATGATTCCCGCTTTCATGATGACGATCCGTGTCGCAAGCGTCATCGCTTCCGTCTGATCGTGCGTGACGTAAATCGTCGTCGTCTCAAGACGTTTGTGTAACTGAATGATTTCCTTACGCATTTGTACACGCAATTTAGCATCTAAGTTCGAGAGCGGCTCATCCATCAAGAAGACTTTAGCATCACGAACGATGGCGCGACCAATCGCTACCCGTTGGCGCTGACCACCAGAGAGTGCTTTTGGCTTCCGCTCGAGGTATTCTTCAAGACCAAGGATACGAGCTGCGTTATCAACGCGTTGCTTGATTTCATCTTTAGGGAACTTCCGAAGCTTTAATCCGAATGCCATGTTATCGAAGACGTTCATATGCGGATACAATGCATAGTTTTGGAAGACCATCGCGATATCGCGATCTTTTGGTGCTACATCGTTCATGCGTTTGCCATCGATGATGAAATCCCCACCTGAGATTTCTTCAAGTCCAGCGATCATCCGAAGTGTCGTTGATTTCCCGCAACCTGATGGTCCGACGAAGACGATGAATTAATGTGAAGGTTGAAGTCATCAACCGCTTTTGCATCACCTGAGTAGATTTTATCGATATGTTCAAGACGAATTTCAGCCATGTGTAGTTCCCCCTAATGTAAATGATGAAATAATAACGCTTACAAGATTTAGTATAAAAGAAGTCAGGGAGTCTGCCTATGGACAACCTGACTAAATGCAAACGTTTTCAATTAGGCATCATGCTACAAGAAGTAAGGTATAGAGAAAAGTAGCACCTTCAAATGAGCGAACATCGATTCCAGTCTGCTCCGTCAACCGGTCGAGTCGATACTGGAGGCTGTTTCGATGTAAGAATAGATGTTTTGCTGTCAGGGAGACGTTCAAATTAGCTCGACAAAAAGCAAGGATCGTCTCACGAGACTCTGGCTCGAGGGAACGGATGAACTGATCGACGAGTGTCGCGCGATGCCGGTCATCTAGACTTGAAAGGCGGAGCATGGCAGGCAAGAAACGTTCGATGTGCATCGAAGGAACGAAAGCAAGCGCTGCTTGTTCAAGTTGGAACTGAACGGCGATATCACCTGCAGCACGTTGTTGACCAAGCAATACCTTACCGTCGAGTACAAAATCAGATTGTAATGCTAAAAATAAATCGGATAGTTCTGACTCGATGACAAACTCTTCACGTTCAACGACCGTGAAGCGATGTGCGCTAAAAGGAATAAGGATGCTCGTCTGCGAAAAGAAAGAGGAGAGCAATTGTTGAATTTCTTCACTTGTCCGTTCATCGGTTGGATTGAACAAAAAATGGACAAGTCGGAACGACTGATCTTCCAAGGCATGAGCAGATTGGATACGCTCTCGCCATAGGTCGATATCAGACCGTGACGTCGTGATGATGCGTTCAGCGAATACATCAAGCAGTTGTTGTTCACGGTCAGAGATGGCAGTCGCCTTGATTCCAAAACAAAGTCCATCTTCAAGGCGATATACGCTATACTGTTCCTGGCAATAAACATTCGGATCGGTCGTAAGCTGGTCATTGAATACAGTCATCAGTTGTCGTAACACACGGCATCACTCCTAAATCGTACATAACTATCTCGACTTTACCATAAGTCGAAAATCGGAAGGAATGATAACTTATGTCAGATACGTTTTTACTCGTATTGAAACTTGTCGGAATCATTGTCATTGGGGCTCTGATTGGGGCAGTCACGAATCATTTAGCGATTCGGATGTTATTTCGACCACTTGAACCGAAATACATCGGAAAATTTCGCGTACCATTTACACCTGGTCTGATTCCTAAACGGCGGGATGAACTGGCAGCGAATCTCGGACGGACGGTCGTCAAGCATCTCTTG
This region of Exiguobacterium acetylicum DSM 20416 genomic DNA includes:
- a CDS encoding PucR family transcriptional regulator; the encoded protein is MLRQLMTVFNDQLTTDPNVYCQEQYSVYRLEDGLCFGIKATAISDREQQLLDVFAERIITTSRSDIDLWRERIQSAHALEDQSFRLVHFLFNPTDERTSEEIQQLLSSFFSQTSILIPFSAHRFTVVEREEFVIESELSDLFLALQSDFVLDGKVLLGQQRAAGDIAVQFQLEQAALAFVPSMHIERFLPAMLRLSSLDDRHRATLVDQFIRSLEPESRETILAFCRANLNVSLTAKHLFLHRNSLQYRLDRLTEQTGIDVRSFEGATFLYTLLLVA